In Miscanthus floridulus cultivar M001 chromosome 8, ASM1932011v1, whole genome shotgun sequence, the sequence TCCCTCGTTCCCGTCTCTCTCCTCGCGTCGCGTCCACCATTGTTCGTTCCTGTCGACGCCGCCGCCCGGCTCACACCGCCGACACCCGACAGTGCCTCAGTCCGATCGAGCCTCCCTCTTCCCAAATCACGTCCTAGTTGGGCTACAGCCGCCGCCGCATCCGTCATCTTCACACCGCGTGCGCTCGctcgtgctctctctctctctatctcttccTCTCTGCGACGACTGGGCGGGCTACCGCAGCCGCCCCCCTACGCCAGGCGCCGAGCCCTTCGCCGATCTATTCGCCGGCGAAGAGCGCCCACCAGGTATTCCCACCCCCTTCTCTCCCCTATCTGCTGTGCGAAAACGAGTTCCCAAACTCTAACCTcaagctatttggctatttgaTGCCTACTAACTTCTAAGTAATTTTTTTGCAAAAATCATCGGGTGTACATGTGTACGCCCATGTCCCTTTACTGGTCCGCCCCTGATACACATATATCAAATCCACTAACTTGATTCTTTTTTGGTGGGCAAAATCATCGTGGGACAGTAGACCGATGGAGTGCGTGGTGCAGGGAATCATCGAGACCCAGGTATTTTGTGCCATAATGCAAGTTGGCACTGATGGTTTATGTAAAATGTGATCTTCACGCATTCTAATAACTTTTGAAAGATAGGAGCTCTTTCGTCATCGTTAGTGCAGCATATTTTGTTGTGCAGATCTGACATTAACTTTTCCTCTCACTGATTGCATCTAGATTTGATAAGTATTTTCAATGGTGTTTAGAATGTTAATATCTATTAGTAAGTATCTACTTATAGTATTGAATTTGTTGTTGAGCATTTCGTTACTAATTGAATTCCCATTGTAGTGGATAAAACAATCTCATATTGATGTACGTGTACTGTGTACAATGTTGAGCCACCAATGTTGAGCTTAGTGTGCACCATACCACTAGCTTCATTTTAGTGCTCAGTTGAGCCTAGCTCCCTCTCCAGTATAGCCACTATCCATAGTTGCCAGTTGGTGGTCACTTTTCTGTTTATACTCCAGCACAGATAAATAATAGTAAAAGTTTATTTCAATGAAGTGATAGATCATGTAGACCACTAAATGTCAATAATTTATTCCCTGTTGTAAGGCACTACTTCTGAACCTTTAGGTTTCATTTGCTTTCTCTGCTCAGCATGTTAACAGAATAATAACATTTAATATACAATTGGGGGAACATATGATCTATCATTGTGCTTTTACAATAGAGAGGAACTTAATTTATTTGTATGTTCTAGTTGATGTGTTGTGCACAGAATGTCATTTGGCCTTTGTTGTACTGCTCTGCCATTAGTTTAACCTTTGGTTGATCTTCCCATTTTGCAGCATGTCGAAGCTCTTGAGGTTCTTCTCCAGGGTCTCTCCGGTGTCCCAAAAGAGCGTGTTAGGGTGCATGAGCTATGCCTTAAAAGTGGACCCAATCTAGGTTAGTTTGTGATTAGTCTACTCTTCCATTCCTACACATGTGGCATATTAACTGATGTATTCCAATCATACAGGTGTTGTCCCATCGGAGGTTCGTTTGTTGTGTGACTTAGCTCAGCCCACACCATCCTGGTAACCATGATAAGCTGCTGAAAGTTTACCTTTCGTAATGTTTGTCATTAACTGTGGCAAGATTGTAGGACCATAAGACATGTTGGTGGTGCCATGAGAGGTGCTGGTGCGGAGCAAATCTCAGTTCTGGTTCGTACAATTGTGGAGAGCAAAGCTAGCAAGAACGTCTTGCACTACTTCTACACTCTAGGGTACAAGCTAGACCATGAACTCTTGAAGATTGGTTTTGCATTTTGTTTCCACCGAGGTGCCCAAATCACTGTCACTGTTACATCTACTAACAAGATGCCAAGGCTCCATGCAACCGATGAGGCTGTGCCAGTCACTCCTGGCATACAGTTAGTGGAAATCAcagctcctgctgctgctgataATTACAATGATGTTGTTTCAGCTGTCTCTGCGTTCTGTGAATATCTTGCCCCGTAAGTACCCCTTAGCTTGGATTCCAAGACAACAATCAGAAAGCATATAAGAATGAATCAAGCACCTGCCTTCTTTTAATAATCCTTGCAAATCTGCTGCAGGCTGCTGCATCTGTCAAAACCAGGACACTCGACTGGAATTGTAGCAACTGCAGGTGCTGCTGCTGCCTCACTCATGTCAAGTGGCGGTGGCAAAACCTTGTAATGCTGCCGCGAGAACCAAAGTCCATTCTTCGAGATGAGTGGGTGTGGCTGATGAGGTGGCCTTCTTTGGGCTGAGCAATCAGTTTTGCCTGCTAAGTGGCGTTCATGTCTCACGTCGTTCTGCCAACCTAGGTGGTTTGTTTGACTGATTGCATGGTTGCTGATGGAGCATGTAGTGCCTTGTAGTTGCAGGGTCCCTAGGTGGTTGACTGATTGCATGATTGCTAATGGGGCATGTCGTGCCTTGTAGTTACAGGGTCCGCACCTGTTGTGTGCATGCATTATTTTTAGTAAACTTATTGACCAAATTATTTCGCTGGCATCGTTAAGCTCACACAGTTTTCGCAATGCTTTATGGAGCTGCAAGTTAGATGATCAATATTGCTGCCATTGTGATCTGATCATGTACCAAATTGTTTTTAGTAATCTCATGATGTCTCATTGAGTTGTGTTTTTTTTGGGTAATCTTTATGAAATATCGATGGTCAGTATTGCTGCCCTTGTCTAATTGGAAAGTTAGATGGATAAATTACAGCAATGTTGGAATGATTCGTCTGAATAAAATGGGATTTTTTTTCTGATGGTACTGAGAACAACGTAATTTGCACtgctttgttgtgagagaaaaacattgtaccatggctgataagttcaaaacGAGGTTGTTGAAGTCTTTCGTTACTTCAATTACGTTTTCACAACATCGTCCGTCAGCATTGATAAACTGGGACTAAACACACCCAGTTTTTCTCTGACACGCATAACGATTCTGAAATCTGAACTATATGCGACTACAAACCAGGCGCCACATCAATGTCAGAAAAATTGAAAGGTTCAGGGCTTCAGCAACTGTTGTCACCCAGCTAGCTAATCCCTGTTTCGATAGTATCTGCTGTTATCATCTCCCACTTGTAATCAACGCTGTGCAACTTTAACGAATCATTTACTGCGACAACTTTTTCTTAAACCACATCAACATGGTGTCAAGAAAAGAGCGGAACAAAGATTCACAGCGATGGTGCATACAGTCGTCCCAAGTACCAAAATGTTTAACCAACACCTCAGAGAAGGTTCGCACGATGACTGGCTGCTTAGCAAGCAGCTGCTGCATGCCAAGGAACCCAAGGTGACTTGATCCTCGCCCTTGTGCCTCTGCAGCGTCTTCCAAGGCAGATGAGTCCCAAAGCCCCAGGATTGTCACCGTTACTTGTCATTCTGGTCATCTTTACACCGTTTATTGATGTCCTGGCCAGCTTTACAAGATCTCTTTCGAGGCTTCTTGGAGCCACCAGGCTTCTGTTGGGCATGTCGTCCACCAGGAATAGGCACAAGATGCTCACTAGCCAAAGCAGGGAAACCAGCGGCAGGGTTTCTGTAGCTACTGTCAACGATGCATTAGAGGCAACATTATGACAAAATCTGTAGCTACTGTCAAAATCAATTTATTCCACACAAAAAGGATGACTGCAACATTTCATCTTTCACATGATTACCGAAGAAACTAGTCTTATATACACTTCCTACTTTGTGCTAAATGAATATGAATTTATTTCAACAGTAACAAAAAAGCACACCATAGTGCATAAAAAGCAAACTGTCTTCTGagggaaaagaaagaaagaaagccaAAACATACTGGTTCTGTATCTCCAATTTAACATGTGGAACCAGTGTTACATGGACACGGGTGCGGATGTCAGCATCTGATTCGGGTTCTGGTATCGAACTAGGCAAGTTTTCTAAGGACAGTACACTACTTGGAATCTGACACAGGTGCGGGGTGTCTGACTTGGCAAAAATTTTAGTACATGGGTGTAACCGTGAGGAATGGAATAGCTGATTAGCAATCATGGTGTTATTTGCATAAGCATTCACAGCCTTATACAAGGTAAAATGATGCCTAAAATAAGATGATTTAGTTTGACGAATACTCAAAATTAACTAGCATAAAGAATTTGCAATGCTCATAGTCCATCCGGAGAGCACCAAAGAATGATGAAAATGCTCACAGCTCATCCCCCATACAAAAAGGGAATTATGTGCAGATAAGATGATCATTTACCCGTGAGTTTGGCAGACTCCTGCATGGCTGTAGGAGCACCGGCACGCCTATCCTTCAGCAAACTCTGGCGAAGCGCCATGTTCTCAGCAGTGCAACACTGGAGGGCATAGCTTAGGCGGCAGCACTCTGCCTCCAGATACTTGCTCTTCATCTCCAGATCTTTTACATACAATTTCTTCTTCTCCCTAGATTTCATGGCAGAATCCCTATTCCTCATTTGTCTGTTGAAACACAACACAAAAAAGCGCAGATATTATATGTTTCGTAACCAAGCAGCAAACTAATGTACCATCTATATGCTTCCCTAGTGAGCCATCTTTCAATACGATAATTATGACAAACTCTCGACCTTTCAGATACAAAACCAACAAAAGATACATATAAACAATCCTCCTCCTTTTTGTAGTATTGCTTAAAGATATactccttccattccaaattataagacattttggcttttccagacacatcacttttattatgtatctagacataatgtatatctaagtgcatagcaaattctatgtatctagaaaagtcaaagtgtcttataatttggaatggagggagtatttttttTACTACAACAAGGGGATCTGGCCATTTAGGAGGGGGAGTCGTTACATCCGCATAAGCAGGAAATGAGCTGAAAAGAATCTCGAGTCATCGCACTCATAACATCTTATAATCTAAAAGGAATTTAGCTTTTCAAATTTCAGACAACAAAGCCAGTCCTGAAACATCAACTAAATACCaccctctgtcccaaattataggtcgttttggcttttctaggtacatagcttttgctatgcacctagatatacgatatgtctagatacataataaaagttgtGTATCTAGAAATGCCAAAAATAACTATAAATTAGAGTGATAATAATTAAAGGGCAGCAAAAAGTACCCAGCGATAGAACTCTATGATGAAATACTTCATTTCCCTTGTAGTGCACGGGATCATGTTACAGTTAGTTATCGGGGACCTTCCGTTCATTTTTTTCCCCTCGTAATAGTGACTAATCAGGCAGTGACTCGAGCATCATTCAACTCACAGATACATAAAATTGAACAAAGTAACCAAAGTTTAGCAGCTCCCCTTCCCACACAAATTGATGCTCAATTATACATCTGGTTTATATTTCCATAACACTTGCATCAAATTATTCCCTAGGCAGATGAGAACATCAGATTGTTTTTTCTTCTAATAAAAAAGACACGAGAAAAAGACCAATACCTCCACTTCTTCTTGCTGTTGGGATCGTCGCCGCAATCCACACCCTGACACCCACCACCACCTCATCCTCCCCCGCGCGCGCCCTATCGGCGCTCTTCTCTCCAGTGGGCTTGGGGCTCCCCTCGCCCTCGCCGTCCTCAACGAGGATGCCGTCCAAGAACTCATCAACCCCGTCCAACGGTGCCTCGTCCTCGTAGTCCTCCTCCTGCATAAGGAAATTCTCGACGTCCCCCAGCCCCTCCAGTGGGCTCTCACCAGCAACCACCAGCTCCCGCGACGCCGCCGCATCCGCTGCAGGCAGCGGGGCGAAGGCGGCGGCGGGGTCGCCGGAGAAGGAGGCGAGGACGGCGTCGACCTCCTCGAGGGGAAGGTCGTGGTCCCCTCCTCCCCCAATCCCCGCTGCTGCCATGGCGATGTTGGCCCGCCGCCCGCCCGGCTAACGGCGAACGCGCATTTCTTCTGCGGCTATCACTTTCGAGTGAGGAAGGAGACGGTCCAGTGCTCCTGCTGATACCTGATAGTGACCGACGTGGTTCTCCCAACGACAAGGTCAGTTcggagttataaataaaacttaCTCGTGTGATAGAAttacgttttttttttttacggagggtgtaacttttatatatatatatatatatatatatatatatatatatatatatatatatatatatatatatatatatatatatatatatatatatatatatatatattttgtatATAGAATGCACCTAGGCTGGCGGGCACATCAACTTGGAGCAACCAGCGCGCCCAAgcgaatacatgcatgcatggaatttTTTGTTGGTTCGAATATTTGAAACAAATTTTCTCTTAAACTGTAACCCCGAGTGACAAACCGTTTGTTGCATCCGACTCAATAAAATATTCTGAGCAAAACTAGATCTAATATGGATATATTTTTTATCCTTTAAACGAATTGCATATCAATATACTACCTATTGCAACTCTGTCTACCACCTAGTTACAACTAGTTATAACTCTGTGTATTA encodes:
- the LOC136475958 gene encoding mediator of RNA polymerase II transcription subunit 18-like, coding for MECVVQGIIETQHVEALEVLLQGLSGVPKERVRVHELCLKSGPNLGVVPSEVRLLCDLAQPTPSWTIRHVGGAMRGAGAEQISVLVRTIVESKASKNVLHYFYTLGYKLDHELLKIGFAFCFHRGAQITVTVTSTNKMPRLHATDEAVPVTPGIQLVEITAPAAADNYNDVVSAVSAFCEYLAPLLHLSKPGHSTGIVATAGAAAASLMSSGGGKTL